The nucleotide window CACATACCTTTTTCTCTCCACAAGTGTTGACACATAATTATATATACGGCTATAAGGCGGTGAGATAGTGTATCTTAAATAAACCACGGGGTAAGATGATGAAAAAAATTGTTCTCGCAGTACTTCTTTTCGTCTTCGTTTTTTCCGCGCCGGTCATGGCTGCGGACGGAGCGATTACGCTGAAGGACAGCGTCGTCGCTGCCGTCAAGCAGCACCCGCAGATCAAGTCCCTGCTGCACAACAGGGATGCTGTTTCCAAAGCCCAACTGTCCGCTCTCGGACGCTTCTTCCCCTCCCTTGACCTGAGGGCGGAAGCCGGCTGGCAGGAATACAGCAATCTGGCCAACCGCGCCGCCGAAACCGACAAGCACACCCGGACGCCCACGGACGTCGAGGTGACGCTGACCCAGCCTATTTTTGACGGCTTCGACCGGTATCACGACTACAAGCGTGAGACCGCCCGCCTGACCTCCGCCGAAGGCCGCCTGATCGACAACGTCGAGACCGTGGCCCTGGACGCCATCCGCGCCCACGTGGACGTGGTCCGCATCCGCAAGCTCGTCGCCCTGGCCGGTGAGAACATCACCGCCCACCAGGAACTGCTCGACTCCATTTCCGAGCGCGTGGAAGGCGGCGCCGGCAACCGTGCGGACGAAATGCAGGCCAAGGGCCGCGTCGCCCGCGCCGAGACCACCCTGGTCACCTATGTCGGCGAGTTGCGCACCTCCGAGGCCGAATATATCCGCACCGTGGGCAACAGCCCGGACGCATTGAACGATCCCGGTTTTGCTTCCGACCTCGTGCCCGTCAACGCCGACACGGTCCTGAACGACACCCTGGACTCCAACCCCAAGATCGCCGTGTACAAGGCCGAGATCGAAGTCGCCGAGCGCACCAAGAAGCAGCTCGAGTCGACCATGTATCCCGACGTGAACATCTATGTCTCCAGCCGTCACACCGACGACCTGGACGGCTCCGATTCCTGGATTCAGAACAACAAGGCCATGCTGGCCGCCAACTGGAACCTGTTCAACGGCCTGAGCGACTACAATGACGTCCGCACCGCAGCGGCCCGCATCAACCAGGCCCAGACCGAGTTGCAGGACACCACCGACGACCTGATCCGCCAGGTGGCCGCCGCCTGGGCCGAGTACGAGTCCGCCCTGGGCCAGATCGAGAAGTACCAGGAAGCCCTGCAGTACAGCCTCGAGTCCCTGGACATGTACCTGATGCAGTTCAACGTGGGCCAGCGCTCCCTCTTGGACGTGCTTGACGCCACCAACGAGGTGTTCAGCAACAAGGTCCAGCTCGAGACCGCCACCAGCAATCGCAACTTCACCGTCTACAAGTTCCTGGCTCTCCAGGGCAAGCTGATGCACACCATGGACGTTGCAGCCAACACCTACGAAGATATCCCCCCGGAAGACGCCCAATAGGGCAACCTGATACACGCGAGAACACTCAGGGGCGCGGCCACAAGGCCGCGCCCCTTTTTTTTGGAGCCTCCCCCGCCCCCACCCCCTCTCCCTTCCTAAACTTTTTGGAAGCACATCCGCCCGGCTGTCGGTTAATGCCGGCCCTTCCCCTCTTCTCCATTTCTCCCGATACGCCACCACACGTATTTCCCACTGACGGACAACGGCGCTTGTGGCGGGGGCACCGTCCCAAAGGATTTGCGCGAAGACTTTGGGACATCCCGTGCGGCCCGGCCCTGGCACCACTCTCATTTCCGTGCGCCTCTCGCCGCAGGCGACATGGGATTCTCAAGGCCCTCGGCCTTGAGCGGGTCCCGGGCAGCGCCCGGGTCTCCCCGAAGGGGCGTTCCGCGAGGCCTCCGGAGGCCTCCCCCACCCTTGTCCTCACGCCCGCCGTTCACTCCACGCAAAAGGCCCCGGCGAGTCGTTCGCCGGGGCCTTGAAACCGGATGGATGGGGTGTTCTAGTCCTTGTCGCCGAGCAACCTTTCTCCCGAGGGCGTCCGGATGACGTCGGCCAGGGCCTTGACCACCTCGGAGTCGAACTTGGTCACTTCGCTGCCGAGGATATCCAGGGCCTGCTGCGGGTCCTTGGCCCCGCGATAGGACCTGGGCCGGATCATGGCGCAGAACACGTTCAGCACGGACAGGATGCGGGCGAGCATGATGATCTCCCCGTCCTTGATGTTCTTGGGATAGCCCGACCCGTCGAGGCGCTCGTTCATCTGGTAGATGGCCTTGAGCACGCCCTCGGCGATGTCGATGTCCTTGAGGATGCGGTAGGCGTGCTCCACATGCTCCTCCATGGCCGCCATCTCCTTGTCGGTCAGCTTGCCGGGCTTGGTCAGTATCTCGTTGGGCACGAACATCTTGCCTATCTGCGACAGGTTGGCCGCGGTCTCGATCTCGGCGATGTCCATCTCGGACAGCCGCATGGCCCTGGCGACCTCCACGGACAGGCCCGCCAGCAGCTTGGTGTGACCGCCGAGGTACGGGTCCGCAGCCTCGATGGTGGACCCCAGCGCCTCCATGGCGGACTTGATCAGCCGCTTGTTCTTTTCCTGGGCGGCCACGAACTCCGTGATGTCGCGGTACACCTCGACCACGCCCATGCACGTGCCGTCGGCGTCGCAGTAGGGCGATTTGGATATCTGGAACTGGTGCCGTTGCGAGCGCAGGAAAATGGGCTCGCTGATGGTCTCCTTGCGTCTCTCGCGGATCACCACCTCGTCGATGGTCTCCAACCGCTTGGCCGTGTCGAAGCCGAACACCGCAGCCGTGTCCATGCCGATGAGTTCCTCCTTGGGCCGCCCCGCTGCCGAGGCAAAGGCGTTGTTGACATAGGTGAACTTGCCTGAGGCGTCCTTGAGGGTGATGAACTCGTCGATGTTGGCGTTGATCGAATCGATGAACCGCTTCTGCTCCTCGATCTTGGAGGCCAGCGCCTGGAACTCCGTGGCGATCCGCTGGCTCTGGACGCCGGTGAGTATCCACCAGGCCAGACCGGCCACCAGGAAGGCGGTCAGGATGCCCAGACCGGCCACGATGTACACGGTGCGCCGGAAATCATTGATGGGGCGCATGGCCTCACCGTATTCGACCTCCTGCACCAGCCACCACTCGGGACCGGGGATGCGGACGCCCAGGGAGTAGACCTGCCGGGTATCGTCGGACAGGCTCGGCCGGACGCCGAAGGGAATGTTCCCGGACTCGTCGATCTTCACCGCCGAGGTGATGTCCAGGAACCCCTCGGTGGTCCAGGGGGTGACCTCCCGGTATCCGGCCCCGGTCTTCTGCATCAGGCGGGTCTTCTCGCCCTCGCCCGCCAGCGGGGAATTGGACAGGAGCTCGGTGATCTTGCCCGAAATCTGCCGGGTCATCATCAGGGAGCCCACGGCCCCCTCCAGGGGACCTTCGTCCGTGCCGCCCACAGCATCGGGCGGATAGATGGGCACGTACACGTCCATCTCCATGCCGAGCTGGGTCTTGCGCAGGGAGGAATACTTGGGGGAGTTGTCCCTGATGGAACCCTTGGCCGCGTTGATCTGCTCCTCGCTCATGGGCGGCAGGTGCCCGTCCGTGGCGATGTAGGCCTCGCCCTCCTTGCTCAGGATGCGTGCGTTGACGAACCCCGCATAGGTGGAAAATTCCCGGAGCATGTTCTCCATCATGGGCAGTTGCTCGGCCAGGGACGAGCCATCCTCCTCGACGTCGCCGTCGTCGCGGATCGCCCCGAACAGCGAGGACAGGTCTCCGTCGAAACCGTCGATCTCCGTGGCGTAGAGCCGGAAAAGGTCGGACTTGATGAGCCTGTCGCCTTGGTGGGCCAGGTTGTCGAGAAAAGTACCGATAACCTCGGCCCTGCCCTGGACGAGCAGGTGGAACCGTTTCTGCTGGTTTTCCAGCACCCCGGTTTCCTTGTCGCTGACGGCCCGGTTGGCCAACAGCACGATGCCCACCGAGATGATCAGCACGAACGCCAGGACAACGCCGATCTTGACGGACTGCCCGGCTCCCCCGATAGACTTGGGGACCTCTGACGCGGTCTGTTTCACTTGTTCAGCCATTTCACAACTCCATCTGGTTTCTTCACGTCACCCTCGTCAAGAGGGCGCGTGTTATTGCTTTGCCTTCGTGTACGTGGACTTCTTCTTGGGAGCCACGTGCATCCACCGGAACTTCTCGTTCACGGAATATTGCGGAATGTAATGCTTATATCGCTTGTGCGACAAGACCATGATGGTCTGGTTGTCGAGGATGTAGATGTCGTCGGGAAGAAATACCGCCAGGATGGCGTGGCCGATGCCGCGGATGCCGTCCTTGACCGCCACGATGCGCATCTGGTCGCCGGTGAAGCCCAACTCCTGAAGCGCATAGAACTTGGCGATGGAGTAGTCTTCACAGTCACCCGACTTCTTGAGGAATTCCCAGGGAGTGGCCCAGTATTCGCTGACTCCCCAGTTGGCCTTGTCCAGCCGGTAGGGCCACTTGTTGAAGAACTTGTTGACCCCTTTGAGGATGTCCTTCTGCGGCTTGCCCGCAAGCTCTGCCTTGAGGGCGTACCACGACCCCTTGGACGGGTGGTTGGCCGTGGCCGCGTCCTGGAAATAGCCCTTCCAGGCCTTCATCTTGTCCAGTACCCGCGTCCATTTGGGAAGCTTCTTGATCGTGCTCTTGAACTCCAGGGAGCCGAGCAGCTTGGGCGAAGTGTCGGCGGCACGGGCTTCCACGGCCGGGTCAAGGACAACGCCGATGCACATCGCGCACAGGGCGAGCACCAAAAGCGTATGTCCAACCCGGCCGGTCATGGCCTGATCAGCGCTCCCTGAGCGCGTTCTGTTTGGCCTTGAGGATCGGCTTGAGCAGATAGTCCAGCACCGACTTCTTGCCGGTCAGGATATCCACGCTGGCGGTCATGCCCGGGATGATGGGCAACCGCTGGCCGCGATAGAGCATGGCGTTCTGCTCGGTGCGCACCTTGACGAGGTAGTAGTTCTCGCCCCGCTCATCCTCGATGGTGTCGGCGGAGATGTTCTCCACCGTGCCGTCGAGCCCGCCGTAGATGGAGAAGTCGTAGGCCGTGATCTTGACCTTGGCCACCTGGCCCGGATGCAGGAAGGCGATGTCGGACGGCTTGACCTCCGCCTCCACCAGCAGGGTGTCGTCCAGGGGCACGATCTCCATGATGGACTCGCCTGGCCGGACAACCCCGCCCAGGGTGTTCAGGAGGATGTGCTTGACGATGCCCTTGACCGGCGAACGGACATCTGTACGGGTCACCCGGTCGCCGCCGGAACTGAGGTTTTCCTCGATGGACTTCAGCTCCAGCCGCCGCATGTTGATCTCTTCCAGGGCCTTGGACCGGTACTCGGCCTTGGCCCGCTCGATGCGCCCCGCAGCCTCCTTGGCCGCCCGCTTCACACGAGGAATGCCCAGGGTAAGGGATTCCACGTCGCCGGTGAGCTGGACCACGGTCTGTTCCAAGCGGAGGTAGTCCAGCTCGGAATGGATCTGTTTCTCCACCAGGGGCTTGGCGATGTCGCGCTGCTTTTTGGCGTTATCCAGGCTCTTCACGAGCTGCCGCCTGCGGCTGGCCATCTCGTTCACTTCCTGCTGACGCTGCTCGTACTGGTCCTGGAGCAGGCCGAGGTCGATGTTTATGTTGTCCCTCTGCGCCTTGAAAATCCGCATCTGATCGTCGACCAGCTGGGGCGCTTCCTTCATGAGTTCCTCGTCGAAGACCGGCTCGGTGCCGTTGACCTCGGCCTCGAGCCGGGCGATGGCCGCCTTGTGCTCAAGGGCCTTGGACTTGGCGTCCCGGTAAAAGCTGGCCGCCTGCTCGTTGCTAACCCGGCAGAGGAGGTCGCCCTTCTGCACCTCCTGGCCCTCATGCACGAAGACCTCCTGAAGGATGCCGCCCTCGAGGTTCTGGATCTCCTGGATGCGCTGGGAGGGGATGACCCGCCCGAATCCGCGCGTCACCTCGTCGAGCACGGCCAACTTGGCCCAGACCACGAACAGGACGACGAACAGGAGGATGGCCGTGGACATGATGTAGGCGAACCGGCGGCCCTTGCCGTACATGGCCTGGTCCACCTCGCTCATGAAAAGGAGTGCTTCTCTATCGTTTTTGTAGCTCATGCCGACCTCACATGGAAACCTTGATTTTGCCGGACTTGAGGCCGTCCAGAACGGCCTGCTTGGGGCCGTCCACCACGATTCTTCCCCGGTCCATGATCACCAGCCTGTCCACCAGATCGAGCATGGAGTGGCGGTGGGTGATGACGATAAGCGTCTTGTCCTTCACATAGGGCCTGAGCCGTTCCTTGAGCCGGTATTCCGATTGGTTGTCCATGTTGCTGGACGGTTCATCCATGATCAGGATTTCCGGATCGGGCAGGATGGCCCGGGCAATGGTCACGGCCTGGCGCTGGCCGCCGGACAGGGACGTGCCCCGCTCGCCGACCATCATGCCGAAGCCTGCCGGGTGGTCGCGCACGAAGTCGTTGACCCCGGAAACCTCGGCCGCATAATTGACGGACTGGTCGTCGGCCTCGGGCAGGCCGAAGGCGATGTTGTCCTTGAGAGTGCCGTAAAAGAGCAGGC belongs to Pseudodesulfovibrio portus and includes:
- a CDS encoding TolC family outer membrane protein, whose amino-acid sequence is MKKIVLAVLLFVFVFSAPVMAADGAITLKDSVVAAVKQHPQIKSLLHNRDAVSKAQLSALGRFFPSLDLRAEAGWQEYSNLANRAAETDKHTRTPTDVEVTLTQPIFDGFDRYHDYKRETARLTSAEGRLIDNVETVALDAIRAHVDVVRIRKLVALAGENITAHQELLDSISERVEGGAGNRADEMQAKGRVARAETTLVTYVGELRTSEAEYIRTVGNSPDALNDPGFASDLVPVNADTVLNDTLDSNPKIAVYKAEIEVAERTKKQLESTMYPDVNIYVSSRHTDDLDGSDSWIQNNKAMLAANWNLFNGLSDYNDVRTAAARINQAQTELQDTTDDLIRQVAAAWAEYESALGQIEKYQEALQYSLESLDMYLMQFNVGQRSLLDVLDATNEVFSNKVQLETATSNRNFTVYKFLALQGKLMHTMDVAANTYEDIPPEDAQ
- a CDS encoding HD domain-containing phosphohydrolase, whose protein sequence is MAEQVKQTASEVPKSIGGAGQSVKIGVVLAFVLIISVGIVLLANRAVSDKETGVLENQQKRFHLLVQGRAEVIGTFLDNLAHQGDRLIKSDLFRLYATEIDGFDGDLSSLFGAIRDDGDVEEDGSSLAEQLPMMENMLREFSTYAGFVNARILSKEGEAYIATDGHLPPMSEEQINAAKGSIRDNSPKYSSLRKTQLGMEMDVYVPIYPPDAVGGTDEGPLEGAVGSLMMTRQISGKITELLSNSPLAGEGEKTRLMQKTGAGYREVTPWTTEGFLDITSAVKIDESGNIPFGVRPSLSDDTRQVYSLGVRIPGPEWWLVQEVEYGEAMRPINDFRRTVYIVAGLGILTAFLVAGLAWWILTGVQSQRIATEFQALASKIEEQKRFIDSINANIDEFITLKDASGKFTYVNNAFASAAGRPKEELIGMDTAAVFGFDTAKRLETIDEVVIRERRKETISEPIFLRSQRHQFQISKSPYCDADGTCMGVVEVYRDITEFVAAQEKNKRLIKSAMEALGSTIEAADPYLGGHTKLLAGLSVEVARAMRLSEMDIAEIETAANLSQIGKMFVPNEILTKPGKLTDKEMAAMEEHVEHAYRILKDIDIAEGVLKAIYQMNERLDGSGYPKNIKDGEIIMLARILSVLNVFCAMIRPRSYRGAKDPQQALDILGSEVTKFDSEVVKALADVIRTPSGERLLGDKD
- a CDS encoding transglutaminase-like cysteine peptidase, producing MTGRVGHTLLVLALCAMCIGVVLDPAVEARAADTSPKLLGSLEFKSTIKKLPKWTRVLDKMKAWKGYFQDAATANHPSKGSWYALKAELAGKPQKDILKGVNKFFNKWPYRLDKANWGVSEYWATPWEFLKKSGDCEDYSIAKFYALQELGFTGDQMRIVAVKDGIRGIGHAILAVFLPDDIYILDNQTIMVLSHKRYKHYIPQYSVNEKFRWMHVAPKKKSTYTKAKQ
- a CDS encoding HlyD family type I secretion periplasmic adaptor subunit; this translates as MSYKNDREALLFMSEVDQAMYGKGRRFAYIMSTAILLFVVLFVVWAKLAVLDEVTRGFGRVIPSQRIQEIQNLEGGILQEVFVHEGQEVQKGDLLCRVSNEQAASFYRDAKSKALEHKAAIARLEAEVNGTEPVFDEELMKEAPQLVDDQMRIFKAQRDNINIDLGLLQDQYEQRQQEVNEMASRRRQLVKSLDNAKKQRDIAKPLVEKQIHSELDYLRLEQTVVQLTGDVESLTLGIPRVKRAAKEAAGRIERAKAEYRSKALEEINMRRLELKSIEENLSSGGDRVTRTDVRSPVKGIVKHILLNTLGGVVRPGESIMEIVPLDDTLLVEAEVKPSDIAFLHPGQVAKVKITAYDFSIYGGLDGTVENISADTIEDERGENYYLVKVRTEQNAMLYRGQRLPIIPGMTASVDILTGKKSVLDYLLKPILKAKQNALRER